One Owenweeksia hongkongensis DSM 17368 genomic region harbors:
- a CDS encoding PKD domain-containing protein: MKNLLLSFGLFASWISIQAQCGSLSPITLPFTEGFESYSGQVTQDSVLNCSPTYRWDFNRGGNYGSVSFDVDALMGNHAAALAGTSYTNDTSQVKLTVNLTSYTGSTNDVILSFFYRDNQDETHAPDKVWVRGSSTDSWIEILDWNTTANGESWTLGSFNLSNILTTNMQSFSATTQVLWSQYDGSTYANNDGFAIDEVMIAEEGCNAPTGLTTTTVSPGQVTLDWTSTGTNWEIAYDTTGMPMGTHAITSTKPYTITGLATAVNFSFYVREICSSNSNSQWSGPYSVLIPCPSQTAPFFDNFDSNPVNVTPDCWSSYSNETNPYAQVKTLGSPYSGSQQLALYSSSGGNTDTLYAITPHFSDLSSASGKEVSMRVKVSNTDSKLIIGTTSDASGKAPFNAIDTIGFTASNTYTQVFITLNAANGYNGTDEYVVLKHDMGGTYDYVYVDDFDYHDMPTCPKPVDVVTSNITSSAADISFDDRGGSPYEYIFGAPGFAQASGTVQSTSSNPFTVSGLNPMTTYEVLVRNRCSTNDTSVWSDPIEFTTECVPFAAPYFTDFESDNLDEVAACWDYYESYSSSSVEVEDYRTHNSGSQSLQLYNSYTTSDTLLAITPELAGLTNSDKQIRFYSQTSDMASYLVVGTMPSPGASTQFTALDTIMYSAPNTYQEYIVTLDAASGYNGTDSYVAFMHGMGTTADYIHIDDFNYENIPACVPTQAADITVEYSNYDSVFVSWIPGEGVKFNMEVGLAGFTPGAGAYNVTVGDTFAGIGGLSASTLYEIYIKDSCNSGWSPVVGPISFNTVCSPVVAPFVEGFQSGSIPTCWDVNTSTLSTNVLAFWKFSGSPVGGAANNGKSAGEFAWVDGSNPYQVDTLKDVTLVTPFIDISSLNVPQLYFELFSNNTTEPGDNVKFYINLWDGAQWNDSVFMYSGDNATWQDFTMLFNSYNITGPIQLEFVVDKTTAPNSSQNDFLLDSVVVQEAAPCPRPDHFVVTGVTPGSATFDLNAVNGVDYTLEWGPRGFSQGSGTGNLVSGITTLPYTLSSLNPNTPYDAYISVNCGPDGSSVWVGPVGFTTDCNGPLVGGTYTIGNGPTDDFPSFDTVASVLNACGISGPVVFNVQPGKYADALQLYSVAGVNSVNTITFNGSGSDTLEYNGVGAQATIVLDDVSHVTLSDLYIRNMSGTESWGVLITNESDSVTIDNSIIEVNAVLTSNDISPVLISGSERDDNVEGAGVDYFTLTNSTLIGGYSGLSLEGNGNANPAKGYVIENNLIKDYYIYGVYADDLIDVTFKGNRVESQRSSSSDGFYVTDIADFTFEANMVNVPDYGIYINDGNAGGVATTNSSIVNNMVISTGDNAVHLFAVENVNVFHNTFYGEAGYYMDNHISVDIRNNIFASPSDYAFNAADSLLPTDVLDYNLYYVGGAHASIRIDGNDYADLAAAQAAYSAKNLNSVEGDPLFVSATDLHVTGVLANAVGDNSVGVTIDIDNDARPFAGSTTVDMGADEFEPAGDDVGVIAIVDPQARNCGDSSTVVTVVIQNFGANTASNFGINVDVTGDATANLSTTYSGSLASLATDTVSLSSFNSILGGQFTIEAYTSLVGDQISFNDTVVETLVLNHAGEISIYASDSAVCVPQGVTLWADTNFTGLPLVWTDLNGNPLGTGDTLSLALVDSATSVVLSVDTSGAAGFSTFVVGAKDTTIGAASSFGNYTSWAPLISAYQTVVIKDMKIYPQNSGTLIVDIKDVSSGNIVGTATVQVTQTSAYQPVTVGLNLTVPPGDYELRANPASTIGQMLRNSAGGVYPYGDPSIFELTGQTFGSSNANYADYYYYFYNMTISSTAGCERPSSTFTIAYGNSTSAAFTSSIASPTANGVDVDFDASTSATDASATYTWYFGDGNTGTGIMPQHTYTANGTYNVKLVVDGTCGKDSLTQQVVIQGISIEENMLSRSLEVYPNPTKEKINLVFDAGSAQSAVVYVSDMTGKVLFAKEYNNMNGEFTSELSLENLPKGTYILNVNTDGLSAQRRIIKI, encoded by the coding sequence ATGAAGAATTTACTTCTATCATTTGGGCTGTTTGCTTCATGGATAAGCATACAAGCTCAGTGCGGCTCGTTGTCGCCTATTACCCTTCCTTTTACTGAAGGTTTTGAAAGTTATTCTGGTCAAGTTACCCAGGATTCAGTTCTCAATTGTTCACCTACCTACAGATGGGACTTCAATCGTGGTGGAAACTACGGTAGTGTAAGCTTTGATGTGGATGCATTGATGGGCAATCACGCTGCGGCTTTAGCCGGTACTTCATACACCAATGATACGAGCCAGGTTAAGCTAACGGTAAACTTGACATCTTATACTGGTAGTACCAATGATGTGATCCTATCATTCTTTTACCGAGATAACCAGGATGAAACTCATGCCCCGGACAAAGTGTGGGTGAGAGGTTCTAGTACAGATTCCTGGATCGAGATATTGGACTGGAATACTACTGCCAATGGCGAGTCGTGGACTTTAGGTTCTTTTAACCTAAGCAACATACTTACTACCAATATGCAAAGCTTTAGTGCTACCACACAAGTTTTGTGGAGTCAGTATGATGGATCTACTTATGCAAACAATGATGGTTTTGCTATTGATGAGGTGATGATAGCCGAAGAAGGCTGCAATGCACCAACGGGCTTAACTACAACTACTGTTTCACCAGGGCAGGTTACTCTGGATTGGACAAGTACTGGCACTAATTGGGAAATAGCGTACGATACCACTGGAATGCCTATGGGTACTCACGCTATTACCTCAACCAAACCTTATACTATTACTGGTTTGGCTACTGCGGTTAATTTTAGCTTTTATGTTCGTGAGATTTGCTCGTCAAATTCAAATAGCCAGTGGTCAGGGCCGTACTCTGTGCTTATACCTTGCCCTAGCCAAACAGCACCATTTTTTGACAATTTTGATAGCAATCCTGTGAATGTTACTCCTGATTGCTGGAGTTCTTATTCTAATGAAACTAATCCTTATGCACAGGTGAAAACTTTGGGAAGCCCTTATAGTGGTTCTCAACAATTGGCATTGTATAGCAGCAGCGGTGGAAACACTGATACGCTTTATGCTATTACTCCGCATTTTTCTGATTTGAGCTCCGCTTCTGGCAAGGAGGTATCGATGAGGGTAAAAGTGAGTAATACAGATAGCAAGCTGATTATCGGAACCACATCAGATGCTTCGGGTAAAGCACCTTTTAATGCTATTGATACCATAGGTTTTACAGCATCTAACACATACACGCAAGTTTTTATCACCCTTAATGCAGCTAATGGATATAACGGCACTGATGAGTATGTGGTGCTAAAGCATGATATGGGAGGTACTTATGACTATGTATACGTTGACGATTTTGATTATCATGATATGCCTACTTGTCCCAAGCCTGTAGATGTGGTGACTTCCAATATTACAAGCTCAGCAGCGGACATTTCATTTGATGATAGAGGAGGTTCTCCTTATGAATATATTTTTGGTGCACCCGGATTTGCACAGGCTTCGGGAACGGTTCAGTCTACCTCTAGTAACCCTTTCACTGTTTCAGGTTTAAATCCAATGACCACTTATGAAGTGTTGGTTAGAAACAGATGTTCAACCAATGACACTTCTGTGTGGAGTGACCCAATTGAATTTACTACAGAGTGCGTTCCTTTTGCTGCTCCTTATTTTACTGATTTTGAATCAGACAATCTTGATGAAGTAGCGGCTTGCTGGGATTATTATGAATCCTATAGTAGTTCAAGTGTAGAGGTAGAAGATTACCGTACTCATAATAGTGGTTCTCAAAGTTTGCAACTTTACAATAGCTACACTACATCCGATACGCTATTGGCTATTACGCCAGAACTTGCAGGACTAACTAACTCAGATAAACAAATAAGGTTTTATTCTCAAACCTCTGATATGGCCTCATATCTTGTTGTTGGAACTATGCCATCACCAGGGGCTTCTACTCAGTTTACGGCTTTAGATACTATTATGTACAGTGCGCCAAATACGTATCAAGAATACATTGTGACGCTGGATGCTGCTAGTGGATATAATGGTACTGATAGCTATGTAGCCTTTATGCATGGTATGGGTACTACCGCTGATTATATTCATATTGATGACTTCAACTATGAAAATATTCCGGCATGTGTGCCTACACAGGCAGCTGATATTACCGTAGAGTACAGCAATTATGATAGTGTTTTTGTAAGCTGGATTCCAGGTGAAGGTGTTAAGTTTAATATGGAAGTGGGACTTGCAGGGTTTACACCTGGAGCCGGAGCTTACAACGTTACCGTTGGCGATACTTTTGCTGGAATTGGAGGTTTGTCTGCGAGTACTTTGTATGAAATTTACATTAAAGATTCTTGCAACAGTGGATGGTCTCCGGTAGTTGGGCCTATTTCTTTTAATACGGTTTGCTCACCAGTAGTTGCACCTTTTGTTGAAGGATTTCAAAGCGGAAGTATACCAACTTGTTGGGATGTAAATACATCTACCTTGAGTACAAATGTTTTGGCATTTTGGAAGTTTAGTGGTTCACCAGTAGGAGGAGCCGCTAATAATGGCAAGTCTGCAGGTGAGTTTGCTTGGGTTGATGGAAGTAATCCTTATCAGGTAGATACTTTGAAAGATGTGACATTAGTGACACCTTTTATTGATATATCATCTCTCAATGTGCCGCAATTGTACTTTGAATTATTTTCAAACAACACAACCGAACCTGGGGATAATGTGAAGTTTTACATAAACCTTTGGGATGGTGCTCAGTGGAATGATTCGGTATTTATGTACTCAGGTGATAATGCAACATGGCAAGATTTTACTATGTTGTTCAATAGTTACAATATTACGGGTCCTATTCAATTGGAGTTTGTTGTAGATAAAACCACCGCACCAAATTCTTCTCAAAACGACTTTTTGCTTGACTCTGTCGTAGTTCAGGAAGCAGCCCCTTGCCCACGTCCAGACCACTTTGTAGTGACTGGTGTTACACCCGGATCTGCTACTTTTGATTTGAATGCAGTGAATGGCGTAGACTATACTTTAGAGTGGGGACCAAGAGGCTTCTCTCAAGGTTCGGGTACCGGAAACTTAGTGAGCGGTATTACTACCTTACCATATACCCTTTCGAGTTTAAATCCAAACACACCTTATGATGCTTATATAAGTGTAAACTGTGGCCCTGATGGCAGCAGCGTATGGGTGGGGCCTGTAGGATTTACCACCGATTGTAATGGTCCATTAGTAGGTGGAACTTATACCATTGGAAATGGTCCTACTGATGATTTCCCAAGTTTTGATACTGTAGCATCAGTTCTTAATGCATGCGGAATTTCTGGTCCTGTGGTATTCAATGTTCAGCCGGGTAAATACGCTGATGCTTTACAGTTGTACAGTGTTGCAGGTGTGAATTCGGTAAACACAATTACGTTTAACGGAAGTGGTAGTGACACTTTAGAATATAACGGAGTAGGTGCTCAGGCAACTATTGTGTTGGATGATGTAAGCCATGTTACCCTATCTGATTTGTATATCCGCAATATGAGCGGTACGGAATCATGGGGTGTACTTATTACCAATGAGTCAGATTCAGTTACCATTGACAATAGCATTATTGAAGTAAATGCCGTGCTGACCTCTAATGATATTAGTCCTGTATTGATATCCGGTAGCGAAAGGGATGATAATGTGGAAGGCGCAGGTGTAGATTACTTCACTCTAACAAACTCTACTTTAATCGGAGGTTACTCCGGTTTATCATTAGAAGGTAATGGTAATGCTAATCCTGCAAAAGGATATGTGATTGAAAATAACTTAATTAAAGATTACTATATCTACGGAGTATATGCTGATGATCTGATTGATGTGACTTTTAAAGGTAATAGGGTAGAGTCACAGAGGTCATCCAGTAGTGATGGATTCTATGTTACAGATATAGCAGATTTCACTTTTGAAGCGAACATGGTTAATGTGCCTGATTATGGTATTTACATAAATGATGGCAACGCAGGAGGTGTGGCCACTACGAATTCATCTATTGTAAATAATATGGTGATAAGTACGGGCGATAATGCTGTTCACCTATTTGCTGTGGAAAACGTTAATGTGTTCCATAATACCTTTTATGGTGAGGCTGGTTATTATATGGATAACCACATTTCTGTAGATATTAGAAATAACATTTTTGCCTCCCCAAGTGATTATGCTTTTAATGCAGCGGATTCGTTACTGCCAACAGATGTGTTGGATTACAATCTATATTATGTTGGAGGAGCGCATGCTTCTATTCGTATAGATGGCAATGATTATGCAGATTTGGCGGCAGCGCAAGCAGCTTATTCAGCTAAAAACCTCAACTCTGTAGAAGGTGATCCATTGTTTGTTTCGGCTACTGATTTGCATGTTACCGGAGTATTAGCCAATGCGGTTGGAGATAATAGTGTGGGTGTGACTATCGATATTGACAATGATGCCCGTCCATTTGCTGGTTCTACTACAGTAGATATGGGAGCTGATGAATTTGAGCCTGCGGGTGATGATGTAGGAGTTATTGCAATTGTAGATCCTCAGGCAAGAAACTGTGGTGATAGCAGTACCGTGGTTACTGTAGTGATTCAAAATTTTGGGGCAAACACCGCTTCTAATTTTGGTATTAATGTGGATGTTACTGGAGATGCTACGGCAAATCTTTCAACTACATATAGTGGAAGTTTAGCAAGTCTTGCCACCGACACAGTGAGCCTTAGCAGTTTCAACTCCATTTTGGGAGGTCAGTTTACAATTGAAGCCTACACCAGTCTTGTGGGTGATCAGATTAGTTTCAATGACACTGTTGTAGAAACGCTTGTGTTGAATCATGCAGGAGAGATTAGTATTTATGCAAGCGACTCAGCGGTTTGTGTACCGCAGGGAGTAACGCTATGGGCTGATACAAACTTTACTGGACTTCCACTTGTTTGGACTGACCTAAATGGCAACCCACTGGGTACAGGAGATACTTTGAGCCTTGCGCTTGTGGATAGTGCAACAAGTGTTGTTCTAAGTGTAGACACATCTGGGGCTGCTGGTTTTAGCACATTTGTGGTAGGTGCAAAAGATACTACCATAGGCGCGGCATCTTCATTTGGTAACTACACATCATGGGCACCGTTAATTTCCGCTTATCAAACAGTGGTTATTAAGGATATGAAAATTTATCCTCAGAACTCTGGTACCTTGATAGTAGATATTAAAGACGTTTCTTCTGGAAACATCGTGGGTACTGCTACTGTGCAGGTAACTCAAACCAGTGCCTACCAACCTGTAACTGTAGGTTTGAACTTAACTGTACCTCCTGGTGATTATGAGTTGAGAGCAAACCCTGCGTCAACCATTGGTCAAATGTTGAGAAATAGTGCTGGAGGAGTTTATCCTTATGGCGATCCGTCTATATTTGAATTGACTGGTCAAACATTTGGATCTTCAAATGCCAATTATGCAGATTACTATTACTACTTCTATAATATGACCATTTCGTCTACCGCTGGTTGTGAACGACCATCATCAACTTTTACAATTGCTTATGGAAATTCAACAAGCGCTGCATTTACCAGTTCAATAGCTTCACCTACTGCAAATGGAGTAGATGTAGATTTTGATGCAAGCACGAGTGCAACTGATGCTTCAGCAACCTATACTTGGTACTTTGGTGATGGAAATACCGGAACTGGTATTATGCCTCAGCATACTTACACTGCAAATGGAACATACAATGTGAAGTTAGTGGTAGATGGAACTTGTGGAAAGGATAGCCTTACTCAGCAAGTGGTAATTCAAGGTATTTCTATTGAAGAAAATATGTTGAGTCGCTCACTTGAAGTATATCCAAATCCGACTAAGGAAAAGATAAACTTGGTGTTTGATGCAGGAAGTGCTCAAAGTGCCGTGGTTTATGTTTCGGATATGACTGGAAAAGTATTGTTTGCGAAAGAATACAACAATATGAATGGTGAGTTTACTAGTGAGCTTAGCCTTGAAAACTTACCAAAGGGGACATACATTCTGAATGTAAATACAGACGGATTGTCTGCTCAAAGAAGAATTATTAAGATTTAG